A window of Psychrilyobacter piezotolerans contains these coding sequences:
- a CDS encoding pyridoxal-phosphate dependent enzyme yields MLKSGKTPLLRVHKLEKLFDVGEIYIKLEGVNPAGHKHDRIAEVLVRDAIAHKYKGIVVNGSVSYINSVLYYADLESLDIVIPLFKGERWKTGKFKDKGILDLRSLKYGSQLEIVTKTAEDKNYYLAAEGYTNIHISQIILENLTDEIVTKLNYKVDAIYTQLSYGYTLTSIHNSLLKKWMNGEIEKFPSVICGTWGKGNAAFKNFQRTKEIKNNVLEGFRNEELSRNHILLDKGLLEQTFLDVNETDGKIISINEELLKESVEILRQKEHIKINKQEAYSFAAFYKLVKEKKIKKGRHVIILNEGKCVINVENLNDYDEVSKDKLVKLTREYLVQYSDSVLETEDAIKNAIDKGFILLASRDGVYEGVCVIVNLGFEEFIPKYHLAYIGANKASKGRGVGTELIQRAIDLTDGNLSLHVDLDNKGAKRLYKKLGFKHVYNRMIYCGEV; encoded by the coding sequence ATGTTGAAAAGCGGAAAAACCCCCTTATTGAGAGTTCATAAACTTGAAAAATTGTTCGATGTAGGAGAAATTTATATAAAATTAGAGGGTGTAAATCCGGCGGGTCATAAACATGACAGAATAGCGGAAGTTTTAGTAAGAGATGCCATTGCTCATAAATATAAAGGAATTGTTGTAAACGGTTCGGTCAGCTATATTAATTCTGTATTATACTATGCTGATCTGGAAAGTTTAGATATTGTTATTCCATTATTTAAGGGAGAAAGATGGAAAACAGGAAAATTTAAAGATAAAGGCATTCTGGATTTAAGGTCTTTAAAATATGGATCACAATTGGAAATTGTGACAAAAACTGCAGAAGATAAAAATTATTACCTGGCAGCTGAAGGTTATACTAATATTCATATAAGTCAGATAATCCTGGAAAATTTGACAGACGAAATTGTTACAAAGCTGAACTATAAAGTAGATGCCATCTACACACAGTTAAGCTATGGTTATACACTGACAAGTATACACAATTCCTTACTAAAAAAATGGATGAATGGTGAAATTGAAAAATTTCCAAGTGTTATCTGCGGAACTTGGGGAAAAGGAAATGCAGCTTTTAAAAACTTTCAAAGGACTAAAGAGATCAAAAATAACGTTCTTGAAGGATTTAGGAATGAAGAATTATCCAGAAATCATATATTATTAGACAAAGGGTTATTGGAACAAACTTTTTTAGATGTCAATGAAACCGACGGTAAAATTATTTCCATCAATGAAGAACTATTAAAAGAAAGTGTTGAAATTTTAAGACAAAAAGAGCATATAAAGATAAATAAACAGGAAGCGTATTCTTTTGCAGCTTTTTATAAATTAGTTAAAGAGAAAAAGATAAAAAAAGGAAGGCATGTAATTATCCTAAATGAAGGTAAGTGTGTCATAAACGTTGAAAATTTAAATGACTATGATGAGGTTTCCAAAGATAAATTAGTCAAATTAACCCGAGAGTATCTGGTACAATACTCGGATTCTGTACTGGAGACAGAGGATGCAATAAAAAATGCTATTGATAAAGGATTTATATTATTAGCTTCTCGTGACGGTGTCTATGAAGGTGTCTGTGTTATTGTTAATCTGGGATTCGAAGAATTTATACCAAAATATCATTTGGCATATATTGGAGCAAATAAAGCCAGTAAAGGCAGGGGTGTCGGAACTGAATTAATACAGCGTGCTATCGATCTAACCGACGGGAATTTATCACTACATGTGGATTTAGATAATAAAGGGGCTAAAAGACTATATAAAAAGCTCGGATTTAAACATGTTTATAATCGTATGATCTATTGCGGGGAAGTATAG
- a CDS encoding ArsB/NhaD family transporter, with product MNPNVLIALTVFIITFYFIITEKIPRSSAAIAGGAAVVFFKVIDEHEALYAVSSNIEILILLMGLMIIVNIMAETGIFQWTAIKIAQSAKGDPIKIMIFLGIVSAIASALLDNVTTILLIFPISILIAEQLKIDSLPFLFTEIFSVNIGGAATLIGDPPNLIIGTKSGLGFNDFLLNMGPIVIINMILFLALMVVFFHKKLHVSRMNKAKIMEMDAGRIIQDKVLLKKSILVFILVMAGFVSNVITGIGLAVISISGATLLILLTKKDPEEIYKHIEWSTLFFFAGLFILVDGLAATGLISDVGDFILDVTKGNAKFAVILTVISSTVIAPIIGVVPYTISFTKIIGELIPQMGENTAPLWWALSMGVCFGGNMTLIGAAANIVGANIARKAGKEIGFFHFFKFGIIITFQSLLLSIVYLLVRYF from the coding sequence ATGAACCCTAATGTTTTAATAGCACTTACAGTATTTATCATAACCTTTTATTTTATCATAACTGAAAAAATACCCAGATCCTCAGCTGCAATTGCCGGGGGAGCTGCTGTGGTATTTTTTAAAGTTATAGATGAACACGAAGCTCTTTATGCTGTCAGCAGCAATATAGAGATCTTAATTTTACTTATGGGACTTATGATCATTGTGAATATAATGGCTGAAACAGGAATATTCCAATGGACAGCAATAAAGATAGCCCAGTCAGCCAAGGGAGATCCCATTAAGATAATGATTTTTTTAGGAATAGTTTCGGCAATAGCATCTGCACTCTTAGACAACGTTACAACAATTCTCCTGATATTCCCAATATCTATCTTGATTGCCGAACAGCTAAAGATAGACTCCCTGCCATTTCTTTTTACCGAAATATTTTCTGTGAATATAGGAGGTGCAGCTACCTTAATCGGTGACCCGCCTAACTTAATTATAGGAACTAAATCAGGTTTAGGATTCAATGATTTCCTCCTTAATATGGGTCCCATTGTAATCATTAATATGATTCTTTTTCTGGCTCTTATGGTGGTTTTTTTCCATAAAAAACTACATGTTTCCAGGATGAATAAAGCTAAGATTATGGAGATGGATGCAGGCAGGATCATACAAGATAAGGTTCTTTTAAAAAAATCTATTCTAGTTTTTATTCTCGTGATGGCTGGATTTGTTTCCAATGTGATTACAGGTATAGGATTAGCCGTAATCTCCATCTCCGGAGCGACACTTTTAATCCTTTTAACAAAAAAAGATCCCGAGGAAATCTATAAACACATAGAGTGGTCAACCTTATTTTTCTTTGCCGGATTATTTATCCTGGTAGACGGCCTTGCTGCTACCGGATTAATCAGTGATGTAGGTGATTTCATCCTGGATGTTACCAAGGGAAATGCAAAGTTTGCCGTTATACTGACTGTGATCTCCTCCACTGTCATTGCTCCCATAATCGGAGTGGTCCCCTATACAATTTCATTTACTAAGATAATAGGAGAGCTCATACCTCAGATGGGAGAAAATACTGCTCCCCTATGGTGGGCACTCTCCATGGGTGTATGTTTCGGAGGGAATATGACCCTGATAGGAGCTGCAGCAAACATTGTAGGAGCTAATATAGCAAGAAAAGCGGGAAAGGAGATAGGATTTTTTCATTTTTTTAAATTTGGAATTATCATTACATTTCAATCCCTTCTTTTGAGTATTGTGTATCTGCTGGTGAGGTATTTTTAA
- a CDS encoding O-acetyl-ADP-ribose deacetylase: protein MSIKYKIIELIQGDITKLKIDAIVNAANNGLFGGGGVDGAIHRGGGKEIDDQCKLIRERQGGCKTGEAVITTGGNLEADYVIHTVGPVWNGEKSGAEEFLSSCYKNSLNLAVEKNIETIAFPCISTGVYGFPKDLAAEIAVSSIMEFLKDNTGIKKIILVCFEDESFKIYKKLLGLYNSN, encoded by the coding sequence ATGTCTATAAAATACAAAATTATTGAATTGATTCAGGGAGATATAACAAAGTTAAAAATTGACGCAATTGTAAATGCAGCCAACAATGGTTTATTTGGAGGGGGAGGAGTTGATGGTGCAATTCACAGAGGTGGTGGAAAGGAAATTGATGATCAGTGCAAACTTATCAGAGAGAGACAGGGAGGGTGTAAAACTGGGGAGGCGGTGATAACAACTGGGGGGAATCTTGAGGCAGACTATGTAATACACACGGTGGGACCTGTATGGAATGGTGAAAAAAGCGGAGCTGAGGAATTTTTATCCAGCTGCTATAAAAACAGCCTGAATCTGGCCGTGGAAAAAAACATAGAAACTATAGCCTTTCCATGCATCAGTACCGGGGTTTACGGATTTCCAAAAGATCTGGCAGCTGAAATTGCAGTTTCAAGTATTATGGAGTTTTTAAAGGATAATACAGGTATTAAAAAAATTATTCTCGTATGTTTTGAGGATGAGTCATTTAAAATTTATAAAAAATTATTAGGCCTTTATAATTCAAATTAA
- the thpR gene encoding RNA 2',3'-cyclic phosphodiesterase codes for MESENKKDLYFIGILPPENLLAEIKKFKKACMKKFNSKRALRLPAHITLVSPFHSEEEKIISLKSALKETLKKDIAVVLNGFSYFGKRVIYIAVEENKELLRLKKNVDDEISKEHKIKSKEADFIPHITIASKDLTEENFTLAWEYFKDIEYKKKFKAEKIIIFKLKDSGWEKFISL; via the coding sequence ATGGAAAGTGAAAACAAAAAAGACTTATATTTTATTGGTATCCTGCCTCCTGAAAATCTTCTGGCAGAAATAAAGAAATTTAAAAAAGCCTGTATGAAAAAATTTAATTCAAAGCGTGCCCTGAGATTACCAGCCCACATAACCCTGGTTTCCCCCTTTCACAGTGAAGAAGAAAAAATTATTTCTTTAAAGTCTGCCCTGAAAGAAACATTAAAAAAAGATATTGCTGTGGTGTTGAATGGGTTTTCATATTTTGGAAAAAGGGTTATCTATATAGCTGTAGAGGAAAATAAGGAGCTTCTCAGGCTGAAAAAAAATGTAGATGATGAAATTTCAAAAGAACATAAGATAAAATCCAAAGAGGCTGATTTTATTCCCCATATAACTATCGCCTCTAAGGATTTAACGGAAGAAAATTTTACCCTGGCCTGGGAATATTTTAAGGATATAGAGTATAAAAAAAAATTTAAAGCAGAGAAAATAATTATATTTAAATTAAAAGATTCAGGCTGGGAAAAATTTATCTCCCTCTAA
- the groL gene encoding chaperonin GroEL (60 kDa chaperone family; promotes refolding of misfolded polypeptides especially under stressful conditions; forms two stacked rings of heptamers to form a barrel-shaped 14mer; ends can be capped by GroES; misfolded proteins enter the barrel where they are refolded when GroES binds): MAKIFKFNEEARVKLKTGVDTLANTIKVTLGPKGRNVVLGKQYGPPLITNDGVSIAKEIELEDIFENMGAELIKEVAIKANDVAGDGTTTATVLAQAIVEEGLKVVSAGANPVFIKKGIELATNRVVELLKERSKTIENKEEIIQVATISAGDEIIGRLIADAIEKVGETGVITVEEASSIETTLDVVEGMQFDKGYLSPYMATNTEKMTAIIENPYILITDKKIKNMQEILPVLEECMKGGRPLLIIADDIEGEVLNTLVLNKLRGTLSVVAVKPPAFGDRRKSILEDIAILTGGTLISDEKGMNISDTISLHLGGAAKVKITQDSTIIVGGLGNDGLVYSRIKQLKTQISESTSEYDIEKLQERLAKLSGGVGVIRVGATTETELKEKKLRIEDALNATKAAISEGIVPGGGCVLADISKQLKTLDLGESKEIKQGVDIIVKSLLAPLRQIAENAGFNGEDIVRKVMDLDSEIGFDALTCEYVHMIERGIIDPTMVTRSAIQNAASISALILTTEVLVGEIVKEEAPVMPMM; the protein is encoded by the coding sequence ATGGCAAAAATATTTAAATTTAATGAAGAAGCAAGGGTAAAATTGAAAACAGGTGTAGATACCCTGGCAAATACAATAAAAGTTACCCTGGGACCCAAGGGAAGAAATGTAGTTTTGGGGAAGCAGTACGGGCCTCCCCTTATTACAAATGACGGGGTATCCATCGCAAAGGAGATTGAGTTGGAAGATATCTTTGAAAATATGGGAGCTGAACTGATAAAAGAAGTAGCCATAAAAGCCAATGATGTGGCAGGAGACGGGACTACTACAGCCACAGTACTGGCTCAAGCTATTGTAGAAGAGGGTTTGAAGGTTGTGTCTGCAGGGGCGAATCCTGTTTTTATAAAAAAAGGGATAGAACTTGCGACCAATAGGGTAGTAGAACTCCTAAAGGAAAGAAGTAAAACCATTGAAAATAAGGAGGAAATCATCCAGGTAGCTACCATATCGGCGGGGGATGAGATCATAGGAAGGTTGATAGCTGATGCCATAGAAAAAGTTGGTGAAACAGGTGTAATTACCGTGGAGGAAGCCAGCTCAATAGAGACTACCCTGGATGTAGTGGAAGGGATGCAGTTTGACAAGGGATATCTGTCTCCATATATGGCAACCAATACAGAAAAAATGACAGCGATCATAGAAAATCCATATATACTGATAACGGACAAAAAGATAAAAAATATGCAGGAGATCCTGCCAGTATTGGAGGAGTGTATGAAGGGAGGAAGACCTCTGCTGATCATAGCCGATGATATCGAAGGAGAGGTGCTTAATACCCTTGTACTGAATAAATTAAGGGGGACCCTAAGTGTGGTAGCGGTGAAACCTCCTGCCTTTGGAGATAGGCGAAAATCCATCTTAGAAGATATAGCCATCCTAACCGGGGGAACCCTCATCTCAGATGAGAAGGGGATGAATATATCCGATACCATAAGTCTTCATCTGGGAGGTGCTGCCAAGGTAAAGATAACACAAGACAGCACTATTATCGTAGGAGGATTGGGAAATGATGGATTAGTTTATTCAAGAATAAAGCAATTGAAGACCCAGATAAGTGAATCCACCTCTGAATATGATATAGAAAAATTACAGGAACGTCTGGCAAAATTATCTGGGGGAGTAGGTGTGATTCGGGTAGGAGCTACCACTGAAACGGAGTTAAAGGAGAAAAAACTCCGGATAGAAGACGCCCTCAATGCTACAAAAGCGGCCATCTCAGAGGGAATAGTTCCCGGAGGGGGGTGTGTATTGGCAGATATATCCAAGCAATTAAAAACCTTGGATTTAGGAGAGTCAAAAGAGATAAAACAAGGTGTAGATATCATAGTTAAGTCACTCCTGGCTCCTCTAAGGCAGATAGCTGAAAATGCCGGGTTTAACGGTGAAGATATAGTCCGAAAAGTCATGGATTTAGATTCTGAAATCGGGTTTGATGCACTGACTTGTGAGTATGTCCATATGATCGAGAGAGGAATAATCGATCCCACCATGGTAACCAGATCGGCCATACAAAATGCAGCGTCCATCTCGGCCCTTATTCTGACTACTGAAGTATTGGTAGGAGAGATAGTTAAGGAGGAGGCTCCTGTTATGCCCATGATGTAG
- a CDS encoding ATP-binding cassette domain-containing protein: MENIIEIKNLKKNFGSSNFFKSKDSKAAVDNISFEIKKGEVFGLVGESGCGKSTTGNLISKLLTADSGEIIYKGININGLKGRRDLKEMRKNIQMIFQDPYHSLNPKKNIGWILMEPLIIHNLYSKDERRKKILEMLEIAGFDESFLSKYPSELSGGQRQRVAILAALMCEPDFVIADEAVSALDVSVQAQILNFMKELQRKMGLTYLFISHDLNVVYYMCDRIAVMKEGQIVEINEAEKLYDNPKHPYTKSLLGAIPGKKAR, encoded by the coding sequence ATGGAAAATATAATTGAAATAAAAAATTTGAAGAAGAATTTTGGAAGTTCTAATTTTTTTAAATCTAAGGATTCCAAGGCAGCAGTGGACAATATTTCTTTTGAGATAAAAAAAGGGGAAGTTTTTGGTCTTGTGGGGGAATCAGGATGCGGGAAATCTACAACGGGAAATCTTATAAGTAAGTTGCTCACTGCTGATAGCGGGGAGATAATCTATAAAGGAATAAATATCAATGGATTAAAAGGACGACGAGACCTCAAGGAGATGAGAAAAAATATTCAAATGATTTTTCAGGATCCCTACCATTCTTTAAATCCAAAAAAAAACATAGGGTGGATCTTAATGGAACCTCTGATAATTCATAACCTCTACTCCAAGGATGAAAGAAGAAAAAAAATCTTAGAGATGCTGGAGATAGCAGGTTTCGATGAGAGTTTTTTGAGTAAATATCCTAGTGAGCTTTCAGGAGGACAGAGACAAAGGGTTGCTATCCTTGCGGCTCTTATGTGTGAACCAGATTTTGTTATAGCAGATGAAGCGGTATCTGCACTGGACGTATCGGTTCAGGCACAAATATTAAATTTTATGAAGGAACTTCAAAGGAAAATGGGGTTGACCTATCTTTTTATATCCCATGATTTAAATGTAGTTTATTATATGTGTGACAGGATAGCAGTGATGAAAGAGGGACAGATTGTAGAAATAAATGAAGCTGAAAAATTATATGACAATCCAAAACATCCCTATACCAAATCTCTTTTAGGTGCAATTCCAGGTAAAAAAGCAAGGTGA
- a CDS encoding ABC transporter ATP-binding protein — MTIEIKNLNIYFNEKTKLQAVNNLSFYVKKGEIMGLVGESGCGKSLTSLSIMRLLGKNASFSGEINFLGKNILNLSKKEMGSLRGREISMIFQEPLTALNPLHRVGKQIGEILKIHTSLSKKEIKEKTLELMEEVNLKDLEDTYKKFPHELSGGQRQRIVIAMAIACEPKLIIADEPTTALDVSTQAQIIDLLKEINKKKDNSLLFISHDLDLVGDLCHRIAIMYAGHIIEVIEKLGDAKHPYTKCLLDAIPNPLHKGKDLYSIPGRVPTLSERESGCPFVTRCPMAKKRCHEILPELLEREDGHLVRCLYI, encoded by the coding sequence ATGACTATTGAAATTAAAAATTTAAATATATATTTTAATGAAAAAACAAAATTACAGGCTGTGAATAATCTTTCATTTTATGTGAAAAAAGGTGAGATTATGGGATTAGTAGGAGAATCGGGATGCGGAAAAAGTCTTACATCCCTATCCATAATGAGACTCCTAGGAAAAAACGCAAGTTTCAGTGGAGAAATTAATTTTTTAGGTAAAAACATTTTAAATCTTTCTAAAAAAGAGATGGGTAGTCTCAGGGGAAGGGAAATTTCCATGATCTTTCAAGAGCCGTTAACAGCCCTAAATCCCCTCCATAGAGTAGGTAAACAAATCGGGGAAATTTTAAAAATCCACACATCTTTATCTAAAAAAGAAATAAAAGAAAAAACTTTAGAACTCATGGAAGAAGTAAATTTAAAGGATTTAGAGGATACATATAAGAAGTTTCCCCATGAACTTTCAGGGGGACAGAGGCAGAGGATAGTTATTGCCATGGCCATAGCATGTGAGCCAAAACTAATAATAGCTGATGAACCTACTACAGCACTGGACGTAAGTACACAGGCTCAAATTATAGATCTATTAAAGGAAATAAATAAAAAAAAGGATAATTCACTTCTTTTCATATCCCATGACTTAGATTTAGTAGGAGACCTGTGCCATAGGATCGCAATAATGTATGCTGGTCATATTATAGAAGTGATAGAGAAGCTGGGAGACGCAAAGCATCCATATACTAAATGTCTTTTAGACGCCATACCAAACCCGCTGCATAAAGGGAAGGACCTTTATTCCATCCCAGGAAGGGTTCCCACCTTATCCGAAAGAGAGAGCGGATGTCCTTTTGTTACCCGGTGTCCCATGGCGAAAAAAAGATGTCATGAAATTTTACCAGAACTTTTAGAAAGAGAGGATGGACATCTGGTTAGATGTTTATATATATAG
- a CDS encoding ABC transporter permease, producing the protein MNIKVKDHNLIIGGGILIFLLLIMGVSFFYLPHSVTEINTGLKLSPPNSSYLLGTDNFGRDILSRLMKGSQTAFLVGIISVTIGCSMGVFLGAISGYFGGKIDEIIMRIIDAMMAFPGILFALMFISVFGVGIENTMVAIGIMSIPTFARITRSGFLREKELEYIKAARVRGASNFRIIYHHILPNVLSPIIVAGTMSFSSAILAEAALSYLGLGVQAPNPSWGRMLSESQMYFMIAPWYTLAPGLMISLTVLALNMLGDFLRGYQKG; encoded by the coding sequence ATGAATATAAAAGTTAAAGATCATAATCTCATAATAGGAGGAGGAATATTAATATTCCTTTTGCTTATTATGGGAGTGAGTTTTTTTTATCTGCCCCATTCAGTTACCGAAATAAATACCGGGCTGAAACTTTCCCCACCGAATTCATCCTACCTTTTAGGTACCGATAACTTCGGAAGGGATATCCTGAGCAGGCTCATGAAGGGATCCCAGACTGCTTTTTTGGTGGGGATAATATCTGTCACTATAGGCTGTAGTATGGGAGTTTTTTTGGGAGCAATATCCGGATATTTTGGCGGTAAAATAGATGAAATCATAATGAGAATAATAGATGCCATGATGGCTTTTCCCGGGATTTTATTTGCCCTTATGTTTATCTCTGTATTTGGGGTTGGAATAGAAAATACAATGGTGGCCATAGGAATAATGTCCATACCGACATTTGCCAGGATAACCAGAAGCGGATTCCTCCGGGAAAAAGAATTGGAATATATTAAAGCTGCCAGAGTAAGAGGAGCTTCTAATTTTAGAATTATATATCACCACATCTTACCCAATGTTCTGTCCCCGATAATAGTGGCTGGAACCATGAGTTTTTCAAGTGCCATACTGGCTGAAGCAGCCCTTAGTTATTTAGGTCTCGGAGTACAGGCTCCCAATCCCAGCTGGGGCAGGATGTTAAGTGAATCACAGATGTATTTCATGATCGCTCCTTGGTATACATTGGCTCCAGGGCTAATGATCAGTTTAACTGTATTGGCACTCAATATGCTGGGAGATTTTTTAAGAGGATATCAGAAAGGGTAG